The Bradysia coprophila strain Holo2 chromosome IV unlocalized genomic scaffold, BU_Bcop_v1 contig_84, whole genome shotgun sequence genome window below encodes:
- the LOC119072884 gene encoding DNA-directed RNA polymerase II subunit RPB1-like isoform X4 — MKVQIVCFVVALLAGASISDPIGPEAIDVADAGVSDVEDKVVAKRATEEVASGYPSGGYSAPSYSAPASHAYSGPSGGYSSISYSGPASHAYSASSGGYSAPSYSAPASHGYSASSGGYSASSGGYSAPSSYSAPASYSYSAPSGGYSASKGGYSSSYSAPSYSAPAIQSYSAPAHSYSAPASHAYAAPSGGYSSISYSAPASHAYSASSGGYSAPSSYSAPSYSAPSPGYSAPSYSAPKPYSAPSYSAPSPSYSAPSYSAPKPYSAPSYSAPSHSYSAPSYSAPKPYSAPSYSAPSPSYSAPSYSAPKPYSAPSYSAPSPSYSAPSYSAPSYSAPASYGGYSAPAYSSKKYRENEKKKDSETQVGSAYGGSYGISYSAPSYSAPSYSAPSYSAPSYSAPSFSGASYGGPAPVYGHQTYSYPSPAPAVKCGSNILIGCSPSVANVGCSSYNPPAYSEPSYSIPSYSAPSYRSMEDEDSSEEE, encoded by the exons ATGAAGGTTCAGATTGTTTGTTTCGTTGTCGCGTTATTAGCCGGTGCTAGCATCTCCGATCCGATCGGCCCGGAGGCTATCGATGTTGCTGATGCTGGTGTGAGTGATGTGGAAGATAAAGTAGTTGCTAAAAGAGCAACAGAG gaaGTTGCATCCGGTTATCCAAGCGGTGGCTATTCTGCACCAAGTTATTCAG CACCAGCTTCACATGCATACTCAGGTCCAAGCGGCGGATACTCTTCAATAAGCTACTCAG GTCCAGCTTCACATGCATATTCAGCTTCTAGCGGTGGATACTCGGCACCAAGTTATTCAG CCCCTGCTTCTCATGGATATTCAGCATCAAGCGGTGGCTATTCAGCATCAAGCGGTGGCTATTCAGCTCCAAGCAGTTATTctg CTCCTGCTTCGTATTCATATTCAGCTCCAAGCGGGGGATACTCAGCTTCGAAGGGAGGCTACTCCAGTAGTTATTCAG CACCATCCTATTCGGCTCCAGCAATTCAAAGCTATAGCGCCCCAGCACATAGTTATTCAG CACCAGCTTCACATGCATACGCAGCTCCAAGCGGTGGATACTCTTCAATAAGCTACTCAG CTCCAGCTTCACATGCATACTCAGCTTCAAGCGGTGGATACTCTGCACCGAGCAGCTATTCAG CACCATCGTACTCAGCGCCATCTCCTGGCTACAGTGCACCCAGTTACTCAGCACCAAAACCATATTCCGCACCATCATACTCTGCTCCATCTCCTAGCTACAGCGCACCCAGTTACTCAGCACCAAAACCATATTCCGCACCATCATACTCTGCTCCATCTCATAGCTACAGCGCACCAAGTTACTCAGCACCAAAACCATATTCAGCACCATCATACTCTGCTCCATCTCCCAGCTACAGTGCACCCAGTTATTCAGCACCAAAGCCATATTCCGCACCATCATACTCTGCTCCATCTCCTAGCTACAGTGCACCAAGCTACTCAGCGCCATCATATAGTGCTCCTGCTTCTTATGGTGGTTATTCAGCACCGGCTTACTCCAGCAAAAAATACAgagaaaacgagaagaagaaggattcagaaactcaagtaggATCGGCTTATGGAGGATCATATGGTATATCGTACTCAGCACCATCGTACTCAGCACCGTCGTACTCTGCACCATCATACTCTGCACCGTCATACTCAGCACCATCTTTCTCCGGAGCATCGTACGGTGGTCCAGCCCCAGTGTATGGTCATCAAACATACTCGTATCCAAGCCCAGCTCCAGCAGTTAAATGCG GATCGAACATCTTGATCGGATGTTCACCAAGCGTTGCTAACGTCGGCTGTTCGTCATACAATCCACCAGCATACTCAGAACCATCCTATTCGATTCCGTCGTATTCAGCTCCATCATACCGATCAATGGAAGATGAAGATAGTAGCGAAGAAGAATAG
- the LOC119072884 gene encoding DNA-directed RNA polymerase II subunit RPB1-like isoform X7 — protein MKVQIVCFVVALLAGASISDPIGPEAIDVADAGVSDVEDKVVAKRATEEVASGYPSGGYSAPSYSAPASHAYSGPSGGYSSISYSGPASHGYSASSGGYSASSGGYSAPSSYSAPASYSYSAPSGGYSASKGGYSSSYSAPSYSAPAIQSYSAPAHSYSAPASHAYAAPSGGYSSISYSAPASHAYSASSGGYSAPSSYSAPSYSAPSPGYSAPSYSAPKPYSAPSYSAPSPSYSAPSYSAPKPYSAPSYSAPSHSYSAPSYSAPKPYSAPSYSAPSPSYSAPSYSAPKPYSAPSYSAPSPSYSAPSYSAPSYSAPASYGGYSAPAYSSKKYRENEKKKDSETQVGSAYGGSYGISYSAPSYSAPSYSAPSYSAPSYSAPSFSGASYGGPAPVYGHQTYSYPSPAPAVKCGSNILIGCSPSVANVGCSSYNPPAYSEPSYSIPSYSAPSYRSMEDEDSSEEE, from the exons ATGAAGGTTCAGATTGTTTGTTTCGTTGTCGCGTTATTAGCCGGTGCTAGCATCTCCGATCCGATCGGCCCGGAGGCTATCGATGTTGCTGATGCTGGTGTGAGTGATGTGGAAGATAAAGTAGTTGCTAAAAGAGCAACAGAG gaaGTTGCATCCGGTTATCCAAGCGGTGGCTATTCTGCACCAAGTTATTCAG CACCAGCTTCACATGCATACTCAGGTCCAAGCGGCGGATACTCTTCAATAAGCTACTCAGGT CCTGCTTCTCATGGATATTCAGCATCAAGCGGTGGCTATTCAGCATCAAGCGGTGGCTATTCAGCTCCAAGCAGTTATTctg CTCCTGCTTCGTATTCATATTCAGCTCCAAGCGGGGGATACTCAGCTTCGAAGGGAGGCTACTCCAGTAGTTATTCAG CACCATCCTATTCGGCTCCAGCAATTCAAAGCTATAGCGCCCCAGCACATAGTTATTCAG CACCAGCTTCACATGCATACGCAGCTCCAAGCGGTGGATACTCTTCAATAAGCTACTCAG CTCCAGCTTCACATGCATACTCAGCTTCAAGCGGTGGATACTCTGCACCGAGCAGCTATTCAG CACCATCGTACTCAGCGCCATCTCCTGGCTACAGTGCACCCAGTTACTCAGCACCAAAACCATATTCCGCACCATCATACTCTGCTCCATCTCCTAGCTACAGCGCACCCAGTTACTCAGCACCAAAACCATATTCCGCACCATCATACTCTGCTCCATCTCATAGCTACAGCGCACCAAGTTACTCAGCACCAAAACCATATTCAGCACCATCATACTCTGCTCCATCTCCCAGCTACAGTGCACCCAGTTATTCAGCACCAAAGCCATATTCCGCACCATCATACTCTGCTCCATCTCCTAGCTACAGTGCACCAAGCTACTCAGCGCCATCATATAGTGCTCCTGCTTCTTATGGTGGTTATTCAGCACCGGCTTACTCCAGCAAAAAATACAgagaaaacgagaagaagaaggattcagaaactcaagtaggATCGGCTTATGGAGGATCATATGGTATATCGTACTCAGCACCATCGTACTCAGCACCGTCGTACTCTGCACCATCATACTCTGCACCGTCATACTCAGCACCATCTTTCTCCGGAGCATCGTACGGTGGTCCAGCCCCAGTGTATGGTCATCAAACATACTCGTATCCAAGCCCAGCTCCAGCAGTTAAATGCG GATCGAACATCTTGATCGGATGTTCACCAAGCGTTGCTAACGTCGGCTGTTCGTCATACAATCCACCAGCATACTCAGAACCATCCTATTCGATTCCGTCGTATTCAGCTCCATCATACCGATCAATGGAAGATGAAGATAGTAGCGAAGAAGAATAG
- the LOC119072884 gene encoding DNA-directed RNA polymerase II subunit RPB1-like isoform X9 — translation MKVQIVCFVVALLAGASISDPIGPEAIDVADAGVSDVEDKVVAKRATEEVASGYPSGGYSAPSYSAPASHAYSGPSGGYSSISYSGPASHGYSASSGGYSAPASYSYSAPSGGYSASKGGYSSSYSAPSYSAPAIQSYSAPAHSYSAPASHAYAAPSGGYSSISYSAPASHAYSASSGGYSAPSSYSAPSYSAPSPGYSAPSYSAPKPYSAPSYSAPSPSYSAPSYSAPKPYSAPSYSAPSHSYSAPSYSAPKPYSAPSYSAPSPSYSAPSYSAPKPYSAPSYSAPSPSYSAPSYSAPSYSAPASYGGYSAPAYSSKKYRENEKKKDSETQVGSAYGGSYGISYSAPSYSAPSYSAPSYSAPSYSAPSFSGASYGGPAPVYGHQTYSYPSPAPAVKCGSNILIGCSPSVANVGCSSYNPPAYSEPSYSIPSYSAPSYRSMEDEDSSEEE, via the exons ATGAAGGTTCAGATTGTTTGTTTCGTTGTCGCGTTATTAGCCGGTGCTAGCATCTCCGATCCGATCGGCCCGGAGGCTATCGATGTTGCTGATGCTGGTGTGAGTGATGTGGAAGATAAAGTAGTTGCTAAAAGAGCAACAGAG gaaGTTGCATCCGGTTATCCAAGCGGTGGCTATTCTGCACCAAGTTATTCAG CACCAGCTTCACATGCATACTCAGGTCCAAGCGGCGGATACTCTTCAATAAGCTACTCAGGT CCTGCTTCTCATGGATATTCAGCATCAAGCGGTGGCTATT CAGCTCCTGCTTCGTATTCATATTCAGCTCCAAGCGGGGGATACTCAGCTTCGAAGGGAGGCTACTCCAGTAGTTATTCAG CACCATCCTATTCGGCTCCAGCAATTCAAAGCTATAGCGCCCCAGCACATAGTTATTCAG CACCAGCTTCACATGCATACGCAGCTCCAAGCGGTGGATACTCTTCAATAAGCTACTCAG CTCCAGCTTCACATGCATACTCAGCTTCAAGCGGTGGATACTCTGCACCGAGCAGCTATTCAG CACCATCGTACTCAGCGCCATCTCCTGGCTACAGTGCACCCAGTTACTCAGCACCAAAACCATATTCCGCACCATCATACTCTGCTCCATCTCCTAGCTACAGCGCACCCAGTTACTCAGCACCAAAACCATATTCCGCACCATCATACTCTGCTCCATCTCATAGCTACAGCGCACCAAGTTACTCAGCACCAAAACCATATTCAGCACCATCATACTCTGCTCCATCTCCCAGCTACAGTGCACCCAGTTATTCAGCACCAAAGCCATATTCCGCACCATCATACTCTGCTCCATCTCCTAGCTACAGTGCACCAAGCTACTCAGCGCCATCATATAGTGCTCCTGCTTCTTATGGTGGTTATTCAGCACCGGCTTACTCCAGCAAAAAATACAgagaaaacgagaagaagaaggattcagaaactcaagtaggATCGGCTTATGGAGGATCATATGGTATATCGTACTCAGCACCATCGTACTCAGCACCGTCGTACTCTGCACCATCATACTCTGCACCGTCATACTCAGCACCATCTTTCTCCGGAGCATCGTACGGTGGTCCAGCCCCAGTGTATGGTCATCAAACATACTCGTATCCAAGCCCAGCTCCAGCAGTTAAATGCG GATCGAACATCTTGATCGGATGTTCACCAAGCGTTGCTAACGTCGGCTGTTCGTCATACAATCCACCAGCATACTCAGAACCATCCTATTCGATTCCGTCGTATTCAGCTCCATCATACCGATCAATGGAAGATGAAGATAGTAGCGAAGAAGAATAG
- the LOC119072884 gene encoding DNA-directed RNA polymerase II subunit RPB1-like isoform X6, producing MKVQIVCFVVALLAGASISDPIGPEAIDVADAGVSDVEDKVVAKRATEEVASGYPSGGYSAPSYSAPSYPAPAIQSYSAPTHSYSAPASHAYSGPSGGYSSISYSGPASHGYSASSGGYSAPASYSYSAPSGGYSASKGGYSSSYSAPSYSAPAIQSYSAPAHSYSAPASHAYAAPSGGYSSISYSAPASHAYSASSGGYSAPSSYSAPSYSAPSPGYSAPSYSAPKPYSAPSYSAPSPSYSAPSYSAPKPYSAPSYSAPSHSYSAPSYSAPKPYSAPSYSAPSPSYSAPSYSAPKPYSAPSYSAPSPSYSAPSYSAPSYSAPASYGGYSAPAYSSKKYRENEKKKDSETQVGSAYGGSYGISYSAPSYSAPSYSAPSYSAPSYSAPSFSGASYGGPAPVYGHQTYSYPSPAPAVKCGSNILIGCSPSVANVGCSSYNPPAYSEPSYSIPSYSAPSYRSMEDEDSSEEE from the exons ATGAAGGTTCAGATTGTTTGTTTCGTTGTCGCGTTATTAGCCGGTGCTAGCATCTCCGATCCGATCGGCCCGGAGGCTATCGATGTTGCTGATGCTGGTGTGAGTGATGTGGAAGATAAAGTAGTTGCTAAAAGAGCAACAGAG gaaGTTGCATCCGGTTATCCAAGCGGTGGCTATTCTGCACCAAGTTATTCAG CACCATCCTATCCGGCTCCAGCAATTCAAAGTTATAGTGCCCCAACACATAGTTACTCAG CACCAGCTTCACATGCATACTCAGGTCCAAGCGGCGGATACTCTTCAATAAGCTACTCAGGT CCTGCTTCTCATGGATATTCAGCATCAAGCGGTGGCTATT CAGCTCCTGCTTCGTATTCATATTCAGCTCCAAGCGGGGGATACTCAGCTTCGAAGGGAGGCTACTCCAGTAGTTATTCAG CACCATCCTATTCGGCTCCAGCAATTCAAAGCTATAGCGCCCCAGCACATAGTTATTCAG CACCAGCTTCACATGCATACGCAGCTCCAAGCGGTGGATACTCTTCAATAAGCTACTCAG CTCCAGCTTCACATGCATACTCAGCTTCAAGCGGTGGATACTCTGCACCGAGCAGCTATTCAG CACCATCGTACTCAGCGCCATCTCCTGGCTACAGTGCACCCAGTTACTCAGCACCAAAACCATATTCCGCACCATCATACTCTGCTCCATCTCCTAGCTACAGCGCACCCAGTTACTCAGCACCAAAACCATATTCCGCACCATCATACTCTGCTCCATCTCATAGCTACAGCGCACCAAGTTACTCAGCACCAAAACCATATTCAGCACCATCATACTCTGCTCCATCTCCCAGCTACAGTGCACCCAGTTATTCAGCACCAAAGCCATATTCCGCACCATCATACTCTGCTCCATCTCCTAGCTACAGTGCACCAAGCTACTCAGCGCCATCATATAGTGCTCCTGCTTCTTATGGTGGTTATTCAGCACCGGCTTACTCCAGCAAAAAATACAgagaaaacgagaagaagaaggattcagaaactcaagtaggATCGGCTTATGGAGGATCATATGGTATATCGTACTCAGCACCATCGTACTCAGCACCGTCGTACTCTGCACCATCATACTCTGCACCGTCATACTCAGCACCATCTTTCTCCGGAGCATCGTACGGTGGTCCAGCCCCAGTGTATGGTCATCAAACATACTCGTATCCAAGCCCAGCTCCAGCAGTTAAATGCG GATCGAACATCTTGATCGGATGTTCACCAAGCGTTGCTAACGTCGGCTGTTCGTCATACAATCCACCAGCATACTCAGAACCATCCTATTCGATTCCGTCGTATTCAGCTCCATCATACCGATCAATGGAAGATGAAGATAGTAGCGAAGAAGAATAG
- the LOC119072884 gene encoding DNA-directed RNA polymerase II subunit RPB1-like isoform X10: MKVQIVCFVVALLAGASISDPIGPEAIDVADAGVSDVEDKVVAKRATEEVASGYPSGGYSAPSYSAPSYPAPAIQSYSAPTHSYSAPASHAYSGPSGGYSSISYSGPASHAYSASSGGYSAPSYSAPSYSAPAIQSYSAPAHSYSAPASHAYAAPSGGYSSISYSAPASHAYSASSGGYSAPSSYSAPSYSAPSPGYSAPSYSAPKPYSAPSYSAPSPSYSAPSYSAPKPYSAPSYSAPSHSYSAPSYSAPKPYSAPSYSAPSPSYSAPSYSAPKPYSAPSYSAPSPSYSAPSYSAPSYSAPASYGGYSAPAYSSKKYRENEKKKDSETQVGSAYGGSYGISYSAPSYSAPSYSAPSYSAPSYSAPSFSGASYGGPAPVYGHQTYSYPSPAPAVKCGSNILIGCSPSVANVGCSSYNPPAYSEPSYSIPSYSAPSYRSMEDEDSSEEE; encoded by the exons ATGAAGGTTCAGATTGTTTGTTTCGTTGTCGCGTTATTAGCCGGTGCTAGCATCTCCGATCCGATCGGCCCGGAGGCTATCGATGTTGCTGATGCTGGTGTGAGTGATGTGGAAGATAAAGTAGTTGCTAAAAGAGCAACAGAG gaaGTTGCATCCGGTTATCCAAGCGGTGGCTATTCTGCACCAAGTTATTCAG CACCATCCTATCCGGCTCCAGCAATTCAAAGTTATAGTGCCCCAACACATAGTTACTCAG CACCAGCTTCACATGCATACTCAGGTCCAAGCGGCGGATACTCTTCAATAAGCTACTCAG GTCCAGCTTCACATGCATATTCAGCTTCTAGCGGTGGATACTCGGCACCAAGTTATTCAG CACCATCCTATTCGGCTCCAGCAATTCAAAGCTATAGCGCCCCAGCACATAGTTATTCAG CACCAGCTTCACATGCATACGCAGCTCCAAGCGGTGGATACTCTTCAATAAGCTACTCAG CTCCAGCTTCACATGCATACTCAGCTTCAAGCGGTGGATACTCTGCACCGAGCAGCTATTCAG CACCATCGTACTCAGCGCCATCTCCTGGCTACAGTGCACCCAGTTACTCAGCACCAAAACCATATTCCGCACCATCATACTCTGCTCCATCTCCTAGCTACAGCGCACCCAGTTACTCAGCACCAAAACCATATTCCGCACCATCATACTCTGCTCCATCTCATAGCTACAGCGCACCAAGTTACTCAGCACCAAAACCATATTCAGCACCATCATACTCTGCTCCATCTCCCAGCTACAGTGCACCCAGTTATTCAGCACCAAAGCCATATTCCGCACCATCATACTCTGCTCCATCTCCTAGCTACAGTGCACCAAGCTACTCAGCGCCATCATATAGTGCTCCTGCTTCTTATGGTGGTTATTCAGCACCGGCTTACTCCAGCAAAAAATACAgagaaaacgagaagaagaaggattcagaaactcaagtaggATCGGCTTATGGAGGATCATATGGTATATCGTACTCAGCACCATCGTACTCAGCACCGTCGTACTCTGCACCATCATACTCTGCACCGTCATACTCAGCACCATCTTTCTCCGGAGCATCGTACGGTGGTCCAGCCCCAGTGTATGGTCATCAAACATACTCGTATCCAAGCCCAGCTCCAGCAGTTAAATGCG GATCGAACATCTTGATCGGATGTTCACCAAGCGTTGCTAACGTCGGCTGTTCGTCATACAATCCACCAGCATACTCAGAACCATCCTATTCGATTCCGTCGTATTCAGCTCCATCATACCGATCAATGGAAGATGAAGATAGTAGCGAAGAAGAATAG